A genome region from Alphaproteobacteria bacterium includes the following:
- a CDS encoding ankyrin repeat domain-containing protein: MPEGNFPIAPHPRNINAPRDQDGNTYLHELVLLRAPVEKLREAIKLGADINALNKQNMPPLGLAILKGDAGQMRDLLDLGADINFATGKMSYSNTPLVFNATYIAAHTGNAEKLDIILARGGAAFINTPGIEPTGYDDKWTALHVALKKSHHNIIDTLLDAGAFACAPGGPSGDTPMMLAIDNDSTPAINKLVRAGVSLEERDPATGNTPLLYAASRDKRWSVSRLLQMGADTRVANNAGETPLMLAAWWGATRQMNEILATRPDINARNSKQETAIMLAAARGNAEAVQALVKAGADLLLTDSFNRTASIHAAGSTNYSLRWSLEEAEKLQLQKQFENSYKKFRPGG; this comes from the coding sequence GTGCCCGAGGGGAATTTCCCCATAGCGCCCCATCCGCGCAACATCAACGCCCCGCGCGACCAGGACGGCAATACCTATTTGCACGAACTGGTGCTGCTGCGCGCGCCCGTTGAAAAACTGCGCGAGGCGATCAAGCTGGGCGCGGATATCAACGCGCTGAACAAGCAAAACATGCCGCCGCTGGGCCTTGCGATTTTAAAGGGCGACGCCGGCCAGATGCGCGACCTGCTGGACCTTGGCGCCGACATCAATTTCGCAACCGGCAAGATGTCGTATTCGAATACGCCGCTGGTGTTCAACGCGACCTATATCGCGGCGCATACCGGCAATGCCGAAAAGCTGGACATTATATTGGCCAGGGGCGGCGCGGCCTTTATCAACACGCCCGGCATCGAACCGACCGGTTACGACGACAAATGGACGGCGCTGCATGTCGCGCTGAAAAAATCGCACCACAATATCATCGATACGCTGCTGGACGCGGGCGCGTTTGCCTGCGCGCCCGGCGGGCCTTCGGGCGACACGCCGATGATGCTGGCAATCGACAACGATTCCACCCCTGCCATCAATAAACTGGTGCGCGCGGGCGTATCGCTGGAGGAACGGGATCCCGCGACCGGCAACACGCCGCTACTGTATGCCGCGTCGCGCGACAAGCGGTGGTCGGTCAGCCGCCTGCTGCAGATGGGCGCAGATACCCGCGTTGCCAATAACGCGGGCGAAACCCCGCTGATGCTGGCCGCCTGGTGGGGTGCCACGCGCCAGATGAACGAAATTCTGGCGACGCGCCCGGATATCAACGCGCGCAATTCAAAACAGGAAACCGCCATCATGCTGGCGGCAGCGCGCGGAAACGCGGAAGCGGTGCAGGCGCTGGTGAAGGCCGGCGCGGATTTGCTGCTGACCGACAGTTTCAACCGCACGGCCAGCATCCACGCCGCCGGTTCCACCAATTATTCGCTGCGCTGGTCGCTGGAAGAAGCGGAAAAGCTGCAGCTGCAAAAACAGTTCGAGAATTCGTACAAGAAATTCAGGCCCGGGGGATAA